The following DNA comes from Anopheles arabiensis isolate DONGOLA chromosome 3, AaraD3, whole genome shotgun sequence.
GTCAACTGATCCCATACCAGCGTTTAACGTACGTacagcagaaaacaaaacaggtgtttttttcaataaaacttACCGAACTTCAATCCCTATTTTCCAGGATGATGGCGTCCGTTCTGTTCTAGAGGACATTTCAAAGATCTATCAAGAAAATTATGCACATGCGTAAGAATTTACTTCACGGCAGCACATTATTTTCTTCCCGTTTGGCTAACACTCGCTTTCCACTGGCTCCAAACAGAATAACGTTCAACGAAACGGGTGACCGGAAACTGCTTCCACTCGTCATGTACCGCCACAATCTCATCAAGCGCCAGAAACGATGCGTCCTGGCCTACCTGTCCAACCGTCTGTTTCGTCTCAAACGGCTACGCTGGCATGTCGGTCCAATCCTGCCGCCCGAAATCAAATCCTGCATCAACGATCCGGAATCGGCGTGGTTCAACAAGTACTCGCGCATACTGGCGGAGTACATGGCCTCCATTCACGACGGGTACGGGTTGAATCTGACGAACGACATCAAACCGCCGAAATCCCTCTACATCGAGGTACGCTGCCTGACCGACTACGGAAAGTTTGAGCTGGAAAGTGGGGAAATAGTGCTGCTGAAGAAGAACAGTCAACACTACCTACCGAAGCTGCAGTGCGAACAGTTGATCCGGCAGGGCATCCTGCAACACATTACATAGGGAcaaccgttttttgttttgttttgtttgttctggaATGTTTGAACACCCTAGCACCcataaaccttttttttataaatacacAACAAATCCATCCTACAATACAACAACCTTCCGGAACGTTTCACTGCAGTAGTCACACACATTACACTGGAATCCAGCATCCGCCAGCTGATTGCCCTTCAGACACAGGTAGCAAAACACGTGCCTGCAGCCCATATGGTGAGGTAGAATCACTCGCTCATTGCAGTACGCACATCTCGTGTCCGCGGTCAGCTCAACGTGCTCATCCTGCCGCTGGGATGCCGCTTCAATGCGCAGCAAATTGCGCAGCTTTCGCTTCAGCGCGTGATAGTTCACGAACGGGATCGTAAATCCGAGCAGCTCCAGAAAGCCAGCCCAAACCAGCTCGCGCGTCATGTACGAGTAGCCGATCGTGCGTCGCTTCGCACCGTCCAGCGAGCGGTGGTTAATGCGCAGCAAACAATCCACCAGCGAGGGTCGCGTACCGGAGCGGAGAAACTTGAAAAAGTTAACCAGATTGAACAGAACCAGTGCGTTTTCCGCTAGCTGGAGGAGCTTTTGCACCCGCGACCAGTTGGTTAGGCGAAATTGAGCGTTTTCTTTGGCGTACGGTAGCACCGTCGTGAGGAGGTAGTGAAGTGCTAGCTTTGCCGATGGCAGTTGATCTTTTTCGTACGCGATCGACAGCATCTGCTGGCCGAAGGTGGCATAGTGTGTGCGGATGGAAAAGTTCCAAAGGGCTGAGTTTAGGGCAAAATTTATCTCCGGCTGAAGGTGGCTCAGTAGTCCGGGCTGCGTGgggaaacgaaagaaacga
Coding sequences within:
- the LOC120903986 gene encoding peroxisome biogenesis factor 2 isoform X2, translated to MGSAAPNTGKMKTNFVPRVNQLDSIQLDNEITNLLRQQIQNILQVLPPGLLSHLQPEINFALNSALWNFSIRTHYATFGQQMLSIAYEKDQLPSAKLALHYLLTTVLPYAKENAQFRLTNWSRVQKLLQLAENALVLFNLVNFFKFLRSGTRPSLVDCLLRINHRSLDGAKRRTIGYSYMTRELVWAGFLELLGFTIPFVNYHALKRKLRNLLRIEAASQRQDEHVELTADTRCAYCNERVILPHHMGCRHVFCYLCLKGNQLADAGFQCNVCDYCSETFRKVVVL
- the LOC120903986 gene encoding peroxisome biogenesis factor 2 isoform X1, which gives rise to MTENQNKPIQKASKYGQRRPKHGKNENKLRASGESDSIQLDNEITNLLRQQIQNILQVLPPGLLSHLQPEINFALNSALWNFSIRTHYATFGQQMLSIAYEKDQLPSAKLALHYLLTTVLPYAKENAQFRLTNWSRVQKLLQLAENALVLFNLVNFFKFLRSGTRPSLVDCLLRINHRSLDGAKRRTIGYSYMTRELVWAGFLELLGFTIPFVNYHALKRKLRNLLRIEAASQRQDEHVELTADTRCAYCNERVILPHHMGCRHVFCYLCLKGNQLADAGFQCNVCDYCSETFRKVVVL
- the LOC120903987 gene encoding DNA replication complex GINS protein PSF1-like, translated to MSSDKGFDLIREYERSTDPIPAFNDDGVRSVLEDISKIYQENYAHAITFNETGDRKLLPLVMYRHNLIKRQKRCVLAYLSNRLFRLKRLRWHVGPILPPEIKSCINDPESAWFNKYSRILAEYMASIHDGYGLNLTNDIKPPKSLYIEVRCLTDYGKFELESGEIVLLKKNSQHYLPKLQCEQLIRQGILQHIT